A region of Paenibacillus sp. 37 DNA encodes the following proteins:
- a CDS encoding YveK family protein: MKVELKGYFRLLQKKLWLIVAIALIAGVGAGVKSIFFTQPIYEASSKLIVNQTSNVQGQAMMDFSMIQTNIKLINSYREIIKSSAIMDKVATTYPDLGLTSAQLMNSTSVSTASESQVMSITVQGTTYEKAAKTVNAISNVFQSQIPLIMKIDNVAILSEAKVDSNASPINMKTTLSIIVSLFAGLVLAIALVFLMDYLDDTFKSESELEKELGLPVLTVISKMKKDDLKNTKNYVSQQKVGDGKYVAANQ; encoded by the coding sequence ATGAAAGTGGAACTGAAAGGATATTTTCGACTCTTACAAAAGAAACTGTGGTTGATTGTTGCAATTGCTTTGATAGCCGGTGTGGGTGCAGGGGTCAAAAGCATTTTCTTCACCCAGCCCATCTATGAAGCAAGTTCCAAACTGATCGTGAACCAGACTTCTAACGTTCAAGGCCAGGCGATGATGGACTTCAGCATGATCCAAACCAATATCAAACTCATTAACTCATACAGAGAAATTATTAAATCTTCCGCCATTATGGATAAAGTCGCTACTACGTATCCAGACCTGGGCTTAACCTCTGCTCAGCTCATGAACAGCACCTCCGTCTCTACAGCCAGCGAATCCCAAGTGATGAGCATAACTGTACAAGGGACTACCTACGAAAAAGCCGCCAAAACGGTCAATGCCATCTCCAACGTGTTCCAATCTCAAATCCCCCTAATCATGAAAATCGATAATGTGGCTATCCTCAGTGAAGCAAAAGTGGATAGTAACGCATCTCCAATCAATATGAAAACCACATTAAGCATCATTGTCAGTCTGTTCGCAGGTCTTGTGCTCGCGATTGCACTTGTATTCCTGATGGATTATCTGGATGACACATTCAAATCCGAAAGCGAACTTGAAAAAGAACTGGGCCTGCCTGTGCTTACGGTTATATCCAAAATGAAAAAAGATGATCTGAAAAATACGAAAAATTACGTATCTCAACAGAAAGTGGGGGATGGCAAATATGTCGCGGCTAACCAATGA
- a CDS encoding glycosyltransferase: MENPTVYMLPKMIENNKFNELLSDSIENKGWEVKQFTKKDLIKLRKNDVLHFHWPSFYYRGSSVLTTVIKSILYVLMICFARLRGAKLFWTVHNIWPHNSGKTRFDYWMRKILVRNCSKLIVMGKPLISEICSTFGIDSSRIEVIPHGHYKGVYQGKGVNIRSRFGIPEDSYVYAFFGQVSPYKGVDDLLEAFKDLDSEQAHLLIAGKKVKDYDLGDEFLKSGHIHTHFHFIEDDEYSDYFDAVDSIILPYKQIATSGSAILALTFSKPVVAPRIGLLEEYLPDDCAVLYEPSDPDGLLKAMNMIRLKQSEFQEGSGFVKALERLDWPVIAQRTLTLYSS; this comes from the coding sequence ATGGAAAATCCGACGGTGTATATGCTGCCCAAGATGATTGAGAACAATAAATTCAATGAGCTGTTATCCGATTCCATTGAGAACAAGGGATGGGAAGTAAAACAGTTTACCAAAAAAGATCTAATCAAACTGAGAAAAAATGATGTGCTGCATTTTCATTGGCCCAGCTTCTATTACAGAGGTTCATCCGTGCTGACAACAGTGATCAAATCGATTCTATATGTATTGATGATTTGTTTTGCACGCTTGCGCGGGGCCAAATTGTTCTGGACGGTGCATAACATCTGGCCTCACAACAGCGGTAAAACGCGGTTCGATTATTGGATGAGAAAAATACTGGTCCGAAATTGCTCGAAGCTGATTGTCATGGGCAAACCCCTGATCTCTGAGATCTGTTCGACGTTTGGGATTGATTCCAGCCGGATCGAGGTTATCCCACATGGACATTACAAGGGTGTGTATCAGGGAAAAGGCGTGAATATCCGTTCCCGGTTTGGCATCCCGGAGGATAGTTATGTGTATGCTTTCTTCGGTCAGGTGTCGCCTTACAAAGGCGTGGATGATTTGCTGGAGGCATTCAAGGATCTGGATTCCGAACAAGCCCATCTGTTGATTGCTGGCAAAAAGGTAAAGGATTATGACCTTGGAGATGAATTTCTCAAGAGTGGACACATCCATACCCATTTTCATTTCATTGAAGATGATGAATATTCGGACTATTTTGATGCGGTCGATTCGATCATTCTTCCATACAAGCAAATCGCAACTTCTGGCAGTGCGATTCTGGCATTGACCTTCAGCAAACCTGTGGTGGCACCACGGATCGGCTTATTGGAGGAATACCTGCCCGACGATTGTGCGGTACTCTATGAACCTTCTGATCCGGATGGATTGCTTAAAGCGATGAATATGATCCGTTTAAAACAATCGGAGTTTCAGGAAGGCAGTGGTTTTGTCAAAGCGTTAGAGCGGCTGGATTGGCCAGTGATTGCCCAAAGGACACTTACCCTGTACTCCAGTTAG
- the galU gene encoding UTP--glucose-1-phosphate uridylyltransferase GalU produces the protein MKKVRKAIIPAAGLGTRFLPATKAMPKEMLPIVDKPTIQYIVEEAIASGIEDIIIVTGKGKRAIEDHFDNAFELEHNLLEKGKLGLLEEVRKSSNVDIHYIRQKEAKGLGHAVWCARNFIGDEPFAVLLGDDIVVSEVPCTKQLIDQYDQVQHSIVGVQTVLAEQTDRYGIVDPLQSDGRLTEVLRFVEKPAQGTAPSNLAIMGRYVLSPEIFEHLEQQEIGQGGEIQLTDAIQRLNETQGVYAYDFEGVRYDVGEKLGFILTTIDFALQKQELRIPMLQALQQILEKESVEHVAGGEFE, from the coding sequence ATGAAAAAAGTGAGAAAAGCAATCATTCCTGCAGCTGGACTAGGTACACGATTTTTGCCAGCCACAAAAGCGATGCCCAAAGAAATGCTCCCTATTGTGGACAAACCAACCATACAGTATATCGTTGAGGAAGCCATTGCCTCTGGAATTGAAGACATCATTATCGTAACCGGTAAAGGGAAACGGGCAATTGAAGATCATTTCGACAACGCTTTTGAATTGGAACATAACTTGCTGGAAAAAGGGAAGCTGGGCCTGCTTGAAGAGGTTCGCAAATCCTCTAACGTGGATATCCACTACATAAGACAAAAAGAGGCCAAAGGACTTGGTCATGCTGTCTGGTGTGCACGTAACTTTATCGGTGACGAACCTTTTGCCGTGTTGCTCGGAGATGACATCGTCGTATCGGAAGTTCCATGCACCAAACAATTGATTGATCAATATGATCAGGTTCAACATTCCATTGTTGGCGTACAAACCGTACTTGCTGAACAAACAGACAGATACGGCATTGTGGACCCGCTTCAATCGGATGGCCGTTTGACAGAGGTTCTCAGGTTCGTAGAGAAACCTGCCCAAGGCACAGCGCCTTCCAACCTGGCGATTATGGGGAGATACGTACTGAGTCCAGAGATTTTCGAACATCTGGAGCAACAAGAGATTGGTCAAGGGGGAGAGATTCAATTAACAGATGCGATTCAGCGCTTAAATGAGACACAAGGAGTGTATGCTTACGATTTCGAGGGAGTACGTTATGACGTGGGCGAGAAACTGGGATTCATTTTGACAACCATCGACTTTGCTCTGCAAAAACAGGAACTTAGAATTCCAATGCTGCAAGCTTTGCAACAGATTCTGGAAAAAGAGTCGGTAGAACATGTAGCCGGGGGGGAGTTTGAATGA
- a CDS encoding CpsD/CapB family tyrosine-protein kinase, translating into MSRLTNENNSLVTYFNSKSQISEGYRKLRTNIQFSSIDSHIKKIMVASAEAGEGKTTTISNLAVTYAQEGKKVLLIDADLRNPSLHQVFSVPNHIGLSSVLSNQYSVEDVLRESYIDNLQLFTSGPIPPNPSEMIGSNRMKRLIEKLEDQYDVIMFDTPPVLAVTDALIVSSLCDGVLLVVNSGKVKKELVKKTKAALEHVNARILGAILNNIKNVAVPVGYGEK; encoded by the coding sequence ATGTCGCGGCTAACCAATGAAAATAACAGTCTGGTGACCTATTTTAACTCCAAATCTCAAATCTCGGAGGGATACCGTAAATTACGGACCAATATTCAGTTCTCCTCAATCGATAGTCATATCAAAAAGATCATGGTGGCTTCAGCCGAAGCCGGCGAAGGCAAGACCACAACCATTAGCAACCTGGCGGTAACCTATGCCCAGGAAGGCAAAAAGGTTCTGCTGATCGATGCGGATCTGCGTAATCCTTCCTTGCACCAGGTATTTTCCGTACCGAATCATATCGGTCTGAGTAGTGTGCTGTCTAATCAGTACAGTGTGGAAGACGTGCTTAGAGAGAGCTATATCGATAATCTCCAATTATTCACTTCTGGCCCAATTCCGCCGAACCCTTCCGAGATGATTGGTTCCAACCGGATGAAAAGGCTCATTGAGAAGTTAGAGGATCAATATGATGTCATCATGTTTGATACACCGCCAGTGCTCGCGGTAACGGATGCACTCATTGTGAGTTCGCTGTGTGATGGCGTGCTGCTGGTCGTGAACTCGGGCAAGGTCAAGAAGGAACTGGTGAAGAAAACCAAGGCTGCTCTGGAGCATGTGAATGCACGAATCCTGGGCGCAATCCTGAACAATATCAAAAACGTTGCAGTTCCGGTGGGCTACGGAGAGAAGTAA
- a CDS encoding glycosyltransferase family 2 protein encodes MNPLVSCIITTHNRANLLKNALRSVREQTHPYLEIFIVDDGSEDQTPEICQAWTREDSRIRYIRVPYPKGANHARNVGISQANGKYIAFLDDDDEWMPDKIKTQAEVLERTQESFTFCSKYLAYTNEQHQVVKRKLSVEPRDVVRYEDLLTFNWIGETSKIMVLTSLAREVRFDENLTSAQDYDFYLRILKRGYIAVNVKEPLVDINIHSGPRISTSTTAKYKGQRKIILKYYNDMSKEQKRRQLHHYRMLEWSRNTLRNNVYLKKALSLYPWWKDWVLLKRNTKIMMQGFLMRFHARRAVGTYTEEPVRMKLK; translated from the coding sequence ATGAACCCCTTGGTATCTTGCATCATTACGACCCATAACCGGGCCAATTTATTGAAAAATGCGTTGAGAAGTGTACGTGAGCAAACACATCCGTATCTGGAAATTTTCATCGTGGATGATGGATCAGAAGATCAGACGCCAGAGATCTGTCAGGCATGGACCCGGGAAGATTCACGGATTCGGTACATCCGGGTTCCATATCCCAAAGGAGCCAACCATGCACGGAATGTAGGGATATCCCAAGCCAATGGCAAGTACATTGCATTCCTGGATGATGATGATGAATGGATGCCTGACAAAATAAAAACCCAGGCGGAAGTGCTGGAGCGTACACAGGAATCGTTTACCTTTTGCAGCAAGTATCTCGCATACACGAATGAGCAGCATCAGGTGGTCAAACGGAAATTGTCGGTGGAGCCTCGTGATGTTGTGCGGTATGAGGATCTGCTTACATTCAACTGGATTGGGGAAACGTCCAAAATCATGGTACTTACCTCACTGGCTCGTGAAGTTCGATTCGATGAAAATCTGACATCCGCTCAGGATTATGACTTTTATCTGCGCATATTGAAACGAGGCTACATCGCCGTGAACGTGAAAGAACCGCTGGTGGATATCAATATCCATAGTGGTCCACGAATTTCAACCTCTACAACGGCCAAGTACAAGGGCCAACGCAAGATTATATTAAAATACTACAATGACATGTCCAAGGAACAGAAGCGTCGTCAGTTACACCATTATCGAATGCTCGAATGGTCGAGAAATACACTTCGCAATAATGTTTATTTGAAAAAAGCACTGTCGCTGTATCCCTGGTGGAAAGATTGGGTGCTGCTCAAGCGTAATACCAAAATTATGATGCAAGGATTTTTAATGAGATTTCATGCAAGGCGCGCAGTTGGAACGTATACAGAGGAACCTGTGCGAATGAAACTAAAGTAA
- the pssE gene encoding PssE/Cps14G family polysaccharide biosynthesis glycosyltransferase: MIFAIVGTQRFPFNRMFELIDEAIEAGIIEEEVVAQSGYTEYQPRNFTVIPFLTQEEMNEYVVRSRCIISHAGVGSITNCLERGKPVIVIPRRKEWGEHVDDHQLEISKVFQDNGYVAVAESQAELQKLVPCIEELTFQPYVRKQSDLISSIKNYVNSL; encoded by the coding sequence TTGATATTTGCTATCGTTGGAACCCAGCGGTTTCCCTTCAATCGGATGTTTGAGCTTATTGATGAGGCGATTGAGGCAGGAATTATTGAAGAAGAGGTTGTTGCCCAATCTGGATATACCGAGTATCAGCCGCGAAATTTCACTGTGATTCCTTTCCTCACGCAGGAAGAGATGAATGAATATGTGGTGCGAAGCAGATGCATTATTTCTCATGCGGGTGTTGGCTCCATTACAAATTGTCTTGAACGTGGCAAGCCGGTTATCGTCATTCCACGCCGGAAAGAATGGGGCGAGCATGTGGATGACCATCAGCTTGAAATTTCCAAGGTTTTTCAGGATAACGGCTACGTGGCCGTCGCGGAGAGTCAGGCTGAATTGCAAAAGTTGGTTCCTTGCATAGAAGAGCTGACGTTCCAGCCCTATGTGAGAAAACAGTCTGATCTGATCTCATCCATTAAAAATTACGTGAATAGTCTGTAA
- a CDS encoding helix-turn-helix domain-containing protein, whose product MSYGNRIAELREQRGLTQEELASSIHITRAALSHYEKNRRKPDFEVLTRLADIFEVSIDYLIGRTKQSDVVMDEDVREFVDTLELSDKEVLERFDLMIDGKSLTEEEARRFIAFVRMERSMD is encoded by the coding sequence ATGAGCTACGGAAATCGCATTGCTGAATTACGGGAACAGCGGGGACTTACTCAAGAAGAACTTGCGAGCTCCATTCATATTACCAGAGCTGCTCTCTCCCACTACGAGAAGAACCGTCGTAAACCGGATTTCGAAGTGTTAACGAGACTTGCTGACATCTTTGAGGTGTCTATTGATTATCTTATAGGACGTACAAAGCAAAGCGATGTTGTGATGGATGAAGATGTACGTGAATTCGTTGATACCTTGGAGTTGTCGGATAAGGAAGTGTTGGAACGCTTCGATCTGATGATTGATGGGAAGTCTTTAACAGAAGAAGAGGCACGTCGTTTTATTGCGTTTGTCCGAATGGAACGCAGTATGGACTAA
- a CDS encoding tyrosine-protein phosphatase produces the protein MVEMHCHILSGLDDGPVRMEQSVAMAEKAAASGITSIIATPHHLNGQYNNEPMVVNQAVNLLHAELRKRNIRLEIRPGQEIRVHDNLIGDLYAGKCCTLAGSRYMLLELPFGHIPSQFPRILHELRIAGITPIIAHPERNRVILKKPRLLADYLSQGGLCQLTAQSFTGLFGRKVRQWCFHFCKENGFHFISSDAHDTCKRTFAISEGERAIERRFGAEAVKRLAENASHILSNSCLVTERWKPRKWLLSIW, from the coding sequence ATGGTTGAAATGCACTGCCACATATTATCCGGCCTGGATGATGGTCCTGTTCGAATGGAGCAGTCCGTTGCGATGGCTGAGAAGGCGGCAGCCTCAGGAATTACCTCCATTATTGCTACTCCGCATCACCTGAACGGGCAATACAACAATGAACCGATGGTGGTCAATCAGGCCGTGAACCTGCTTCACGCAGAACTTCGCAAACGCAACATTCGCCTGGAGATCCGTCCCGGACAGGAGATCAGGGTGCATGACAACCTGATTGGAGACTTATATGCAGGAAAGTGCTGCACACTCGCCGGAAGTCGTTACATGTTGCTGGAACTGCCCTTTGGTCATATTCCCTCACAGTTCCCCAGGATACTGCATGAATTACGAATAGCGGGAATTACCCCTATTATTGCTCATCCGGAACGTAATCGTGTCATTTTGAAGAAGCCAAGGTTGTTGGCTGATTACTTGAGTCAAGGCGGACTATGTCAGCTCACAGCTCAATCTTTCACTGGGCTTTTCGGACGGAAAGTTCGGCAGTGGTGTTTTCATTTTTGCAAAGAAAACGGGTTTCATTTCATTTCATCAGATGCACATGATACGTGCAAAAGGACATTTGCCATAAGTGAAGGAGAGCGGGCTATCGAGCGTCGATTTGGAGCTGAAGCCGTTAAGCGGCTGGCAGAGAATGCGTCGCACATTCTATCGAATTCGTGTCTGGTCACAGAACGCTGGAAACCTCGCAAATGGCTACTGTCCATCTGGTAG
- the pssD gene encoding PssD/Cps14F family polysaccharide biosynthesis glycosyltransferase, whose translation MKVCLISSTGGHFDELTKIIPAVEEHDYFLITEKNKSRKVDSAQGKVYFLMQQERKNAMFLLIFVANIIKSFFLYLRERPKVIITTGAGATYPFCLIGKIFGAKLIYIESYAKIYSSSATGRLMYKISDEFFIQWETLQDSYPNAKYRGALF comes from the coding sequence ATGAAGGTCTGTTTGATCAGTTCTACAGGCGGTCATTTTGATGAATTAACCAAAATTATTCCTGCGGTTGAAGAACATGATTATTTCCTGATTACCGAGAAGAATAAAAGCAGAAAAGTAGATTCTGCACAGGGCAAAGTGTACTTCTTAATGCAGCAAGAGCGTAAAAATGCGATGTTCTTGCTAATCTTTGTGGCTAATATTATAAAGTCGTTCTTTCTATATCTGCGTGAGCGTCCAAAGGTGATCATTACAACAGGGGCCGGTGCTACCTACCCTTTTTGCCTTATCGGTAAAATCTTCGGTGCCAAGCTGATTTATATCGAAAGTTATGCCAAAATCTATTCCTCCAGCGCAACCGGGAGATTGATGTACAAAATCTCGGATGAGTTCTTCATCCAATGGGAAACGTTGCAGGATAGCTATCCCAATGCTAAATACAGGGGGGCTTTATTTTGA
- a CDS encoding sugar transferase: MSPSPQTKEAEIVMDPSLGYNASTMSGQNADKVYLFMKRMLDLLGSFIGLIILCPLFAVIGLLIKIEAPQGSVFFRQVRVGQNGKEFHMYKFRSMVANAEDLLEQLIDQNEVNGNMFKMKNDPRITRIGKFIRKTSLDELPQLWNVFRGEMSLVGPRPALPREVKNYTSYDRQRLQMIPGCTGLWQVSGRNSVGFEEMVELDLTYARERSMMVDIKIIFRTFKVLVGSKDAF, translated from the coding sequence ATGAGTCCATCTCCCCAAACGAAGGAAGCGGAGATCGTTATGGACCCAAGTCTGGGGTACAATGCATCAACGATGTCAGGACAAAATGCGGATAAAGTGTATCTATTTATGAAAAGAATGCTCGATTTGCTGGGTTCTTTCATAGGTTTGATCATTTTGTGCCCCTTGTTTGCGGTCATCGGATTACTTATCAAAATAGAGGCCCCGCAGGGGTCTGTTTTTTTTCGTCAGGTACGGGTCGGACAGAATGGAAAAGAGTTTCATATGTACAAATTCAGGTCCATGGTTGCAAATGCAGAAGATCTGTTGGAACAGCTGATTGATCAGAATGAAGTGAACGGGAATATGTTCAAAATGAAAAATGATCCCCGCATTACCCGGATTGGCAAGTTCATTCGGAAAACCAGTCTGGATGAGTTGCCACAGTTGTGGAACGTGTTCAGAGGAGAGATGAGTCTCGTTGGACCCAGACCGGCTCTGCCCAGAGAAGTGAAGAACTACACTTCCTACGACAGACAACGCCTTCAGATGATCCCGGGATGTACGGGATTATGGCAAGTCAGCGGACGGAACAGTGTTGGTTTTGAAGAAATGGTAGAGCTGGATCTGACGTATGCCCGTGAGCGCAGCATGATGGTGGATATCAAAATTATCTTCAGAACGTTCAAGGTGCTGGTAGGTTCGAAGGATGCGTTTTGA
- a CDS encoding O-antigen ligase family protein, which yields MQKTGILAALNMKSFNIILFSLVIVFAAIYLPLVSVVALIAVILLGVYIKQPSWIFMILIVSFSLSIDKIFSIHLAGLDSLSFYKLAILGFVVSLFLRFGIRKELIYPALAIGFLFVESYFLSDLPSKVSPLDPFKAFLGVIVPFLLLMPHFSREISQRIIRVLAWLPLFSLAGGYILQLAGILSITNLEMSGVTRLQGANIAAHLAMLCFISICVCLIQIKQGHQVVLYYMLTLTHLVILVQTGTRGPLIALIPIILVYLFDQLKAFIKGRVSAIIPLIMFVVAVAYMVIAQWDNYEMRSESKGLSGRDVAWNYFIGKANEYPIFGRGLGSTLVANDGSIFSGFVVPHNEYIRFYYDGGLVGAILLFLSLLLVFRAVYFRLGGMIRLYFAGMIIGFLTYSFFDNTLSTVHLIAPFCIFLNALYATGNGVHSKSGAEAEVDIQIQRAKDVSFSKEIRT from the coding sequence ATGCAAAAGACCGGTATACTTGCTGCATTAAATATGAAGTCGTTTAATATCATTCTTTTTTCGCTGGTAATTGTCTTCGCAGCAATCTATCTTCCGCTAGTCTCGGTTGTTGCACTCATAGCTGTGATTCTGCTGGGCGTTTATATTAAACAGCCCAGCTGGATTTTTATGATTCTCATCGTAAGTTTTTCTTTGTCCATTGACAAAATATTTAGCATTCATCTGGCAGGACTGGATTCGCTGTCCTTCTACAAGCTGGCGATACTGGGTTTTGTCGTCTCTCTTTTTTTACGCTTTGGTATTCGCAAAGAGTTGATATATCCTGCACTGGCGATTGGTTTTTTATTTGTGGAGAGTTATTTTCTATCGGATCTGCCCAGTAAGGTTAGTCCGCTCGATCCATTCAAGGCCTTTCTGGGAGTCATTGTTCCTTTTTTGTTGCTGATGCCCCATTTTTCAAGAGAAATCAGTCAACGAATTATACGTGTACTGGCATGGTTGCCGCTGTTCAGTCTGGCTGGTGGTTATATTCTGCAACTCGCCGGCATATTGTCCATTACTAACCTGGAGATGTCGGGTGTAACCCGGTTACAGGGAGCTAACATCGCCGCGCATCTGGCCATGTTGTGTTTTATCTCCATCTGCGTCTGTCTGATTCAGATCAAGCAAGGCCATCAGGTTGTTCTGTATTACATGCTTACCTTGACACATCTGGTCATTCTGGTCCAGACGGGAACAAGGGGGCCACTTATTGCGCTTATTCCGATTATTCTGGTCTATCTTTTTGATCAACTGAAAGCCTTCATCAAAGGCAGAGTCAGTGCCATTATTCCTCTCATTATGTTCGTTGTCGCTGTGGCCTATATGGTAATTGCGCAGTGGGACAATTATGAAATGAGGTCAGAGAGCAAAGGCCTGTCGGGAAGGGATGTAGCCTGGAATTATTTTATTGGCAAAGCAAATGAGTATCCGATCTTTGGACGTGGACTCGGCTCAACTCTTGTAGCAAATGATGGAAGTATTTTTTCTGGATTCGTTGTTCCTCATAATGAATACATTCGTTTTTATTACGATGGCGGGTTAGTTGGAGCCATCCTGTTATTTCTATCGCTGCTGCTGGTGTTTCGGGCTGTTTACTTCCGATTGGGCGGCATGATCAGGTTGTATTTTGCCGGTATGATTATCGGTTTCCTGACCTATTCCTTTTTTGATAATACCCTGTCCACGGTTCATCTGATTGCTCCATTCTGTATCTTCCTGAACGCGTTATATGCTACGGGAAATGGAGTTCATTCCAAGTCAGGGGCTGAAGCAGAAGTGGATATACAGATACAGCGAGCCAAGGACGTATCCTTTTCAAAGGAGATTAGAACATGA
- a CDS encoding glycosyltransferase family 4 protein codes for MKPKVLVVGSSLKDMGGIVSVIKNIEDSSISEMYAMQRVETYITGSVFSRLLIFIRGFIQFWMKLYTFKPDIVHIHMANNGSFYRKSLFLLTARKLFRKSVILHIHAASFDDFYNQFALQRKYCHYILNQADKLIVLSQTWKEYFATIVPVTAIEVLYNGVFVKEPFVREQQTAVNALFMGRLGERKGVYDLLQSIQQLKALGVTATFNLAGDGEVEEVKAIVQQYGIEDRVNVLGWINGEQKEKLLREADLLVLPSYHEGLPMAILEAMNCGLPIISTTVGGIPEVITSGHNGLLIEPGDVHGLTSALEYLITDEEIRARMGSYNRAIISDKFDMNLLVGRLSGIYDALQVKVS; via the coding sequence ATGAAACCAAAAGTATTGGTTGTTGGATCATCCTTGAAGGATATGGGCGGAATTGTGAGTGTCATCAAAAACATTGAGGATTCCTCCATCTCGGAAATGTATGCCATGCAGCGGGTCGAAACGTATATCACGGGCAGCGTGTTCTCGCGGCTGCTTATTTTTATACGGGGATTCATTCAATTCTGGATGAAACTGTACACGTTCAAGCCGGATATCGTGCATATTCATATGGCGAACAACGGGAGCTTTTATCGGAAGTCACTATTTCTGCTAACCGCACGAAAGTTGTTTCGAAAGTCAGTTATTCTGCATATTCATGCGGCCAGCTTTGATGATTTCTACAATCAATTTGCTCTGCAGCGCAAGTATTGTCACTACATTCTGAATCAGGCAGACAAGTTGATTGTCTTGTCCCAGACGTGGAAAGAATACTTTGCTACGATTGTGCCGGTGACAGCGATTGAGGTTCTTTATAACGGGGTCTTTGTCAAAGAACCGTTTGTGAGAGAACAACAAACAGCTGTTAATGCTCTTTTCATGGGCAGACTGGGTGAGCGAAAAGGAGTCTACGATCTGCTTCAGTCCATTCAGCAATTGAAGGCGCTAGGCGTTACAGCTACCTTTAATCTGGCAGGGGATGGTGAAGTCGAAGAAGTCAAAGCAATCGTGCAGCAGTATGGAATAGAGGATCGTGTCAATGTACTCGGCTGGATTAACGGAGAGCAAAAGGAAAAGCTCTTGCGGGAAGCGGATCTACTGGTCCTGCCTTCTTATCATGAGGGATTACCTATGGCCATACTTGAAGCAATGAATTGTGGCTTGCCCATTATATCGACCACCGTCGGAGGCATCCCCGAAGTGATTACATCCGGTCATAATGGGCTGTTAATCGAGCCGGGAGATGTGCACGGGCTGACATCAGCGCTGGAATATCTCATTACAGATGAAGAGATTAGAGCAAGAATGGGTTCATATAACAGAGCGATTATATCGGATAAGTTCGATATGAATCTACTCGTAGGCAGATTGTCAGGAATATATGATGCACTTCAAGTGAAGGTATCCTAG
- a CDS encoding glycosyltransferase — MMKVTVAICTYNRAHDAVEAIRSAIQQNYASSDYEIILIDNNSKDNTREIVLQTILQHENHSIRYVLEEKQGLSVARNRAIHEARGEYILFLDDDAFACRDWIRQIVSVFEMSETIGCVGGKIDPIWEVPEPMWIPPENRSLFTILDFADEVTEMKSPYIPFGANVAFRLSVFDQLAPFREDLGRVGNNLLSSEESELIARIRTKFKVYYTPYGAVQHKVAKERTTKNWFLRRIYWQGVSDAIRDQDRGVVRTAKHGIKLAQGITTSLIYIYNADRFTRQLAKVCYRNGMIVGSLRQNSKG, encoded by the coding sequence ATGATGAAGGTAACCGTCGCGATCTGTACGTATAACCGTGCACATGATGCGGTAGAGGCCATACGAAGTGCAATACAACAGAATTACGCAAGCAGCGACTATGAGATCATACTCATTGATAACAATTCGAAAGACAACACACGGGAAATCGTGCTTCAAACCATCTTGCAGCATGAGAACCATTCGATCCGGTATGTGTTGGAAGAAAAGCAAGGCTTGTCTGTAGCCCGTAACCGGGCCATTCACGAGGCGCGCGGCGAGTATATCCTGTTCCTTGACGATGATGCCTTTGCTTGCAGGGATTGGATTCGCCAGATCGTTAGTGTGTTTGAGATGAGTGAAACTATCGGGTGTGTCGGTGGCAAGATTGATCCGATCTGGGAAGTGCCTGAGCCAATGTGGATTCCACCGGAGAACAGGTCGCTATTCACCATTCTGGATTTTGCAGATGAAGTCACTGAAATGAAAAGCCCCTATATTCCATTTGGTGCGAATGTGGCTTTTCGTTTATCCGTCTTTGATCAACTGGCTCCCTTCCGTGAAGATCTTGGAAGAGTGGGGAACAACCTTCTCTCCAGTGAAGAGAGTGAGTTAATTGCAAGAATACGGACAAAGTTCAAGGTATATTACACCCCGTATGGGGCGGTACAACATAAAGTAGCCAAAGAGCGAACAACGAAGAACTGGTTTCTGCGCCGAATCTATTGGCAGGGTGTGAGTGATGCCATTCGTGATCAGGATCGTGGTGTTGTGCGTACGGCCAAACATGGCATCAAGCTGGCACAGGGGATCACAACTTCTCTGATCTACATTTATAATGCAGATCGGTTCACACGTCAGCTTGCCAAAGTATGTTACCGAAACGGCATGATTGTTGGGTCGCTTCGGCAAAACAGTAAGGGATGA